From one Brachypodium distachyon strain Bd21 chromosome 4, Brachypodium_distachyon_v3.0, whole genome shotgun sequence genomic stretch:
- the LOC100846745 gene encoding putative FBD-associated F-box protein At5g56820 translates to MSERTKNNEESNETSEDHISALPDDLLLDVLSLLTADEAVQTCVLARRWRDLWRYLPSLSFVVEKPSAEAPTFRSTEHFNEFVNRLIALREPLPLVDCEIDLYQTDTSEFNNDETFPYPYLNQWIEYALTCQAQFLRVIVDDRIDQKFLLNVPLVSRHLMTLHLNNVDLLCSMDFSSCTPVLEDLEVSSCDIHARTVSSRSLKHLYIVNCHFSIGYRTLFSTPSLNSLHLAYFDGMIPLTESMPLLERAFVRLEFSSDHRYCINFAVEDCGDQSRVGCFGYPNQSVLLNGLSNAINLVLIAGPEEYIFRSDLASCCVFGKLKSLVLNEWVAIIDLDTLASVLQHSPIHERLTLRLEDSGHLVRAIGPEENYGPREQPFACTHLKVVNIECEQADEKVRKILKLLSSCGILAEQISIKKIYGFWLDRFSFETLPE, encoded by the exons ATGTCTGAGAGGACCAAAAACAATGAGGAATCAAATGAAACCTCAGAGGATCACATCAGCGCGCTCCCCGATGATCTCCTGCTGGATGTGCTGTCCTTGTTGACTGCGGATGAGGCCGTCCAGacatgcgtgctcgcccgccGGTGGCGTGACCTCTGGAGGTACCTGCCCAGCCTGAGCTTCGTCGTGGAAAAGCCGTCCGCAGAGGCGCCAACATTCAGAAGCACCGAGCATTTCAATGAGTTCGTGAACCGTCTCATCGCCCTCCGTGAGCCGTTGCCCCTCGTCGACTGCGAGATCGATCTTTATCAAACTGATACCAGCGAGTTCAACAACGATGAGACATTCCCATATCCATATCTCAACCAGTGGATCGAGTACGCTTTGACATGTCAGGCTCAGTTTCTTCGAGTCATTGTCGATGACCGCATTGACCAAAAGTTCCTGCTCAATGTGCCTCTCGTCTCCCGCCACTTGATGACCCTACATCTTAACAATGTTGACTTGCTCTGCTCCATGGATTTCTCGAGCTGTACTCCGGTGTTAGAGGATCTCGAGGTTTCTAGTTGTGACATTCATGCGCGCACGGTATCATCCAGATCACTCAAGCATCTGTATATCGTCAATTGCCACTTCAGTATTGGTTACCGCACTTTGTTTTCCACACCAAGCCTTAATTCACTGCATCTTGCTTATTTTGACGGCATGATTCCTTTGACTGAAAGCATGCCATTGCTAGAAAGAGCATTTGTCAGGCTTGAATTTTCTTCCGACCACCGTTACTGCATCAACTTTGCAGTAGAGGATTGCGGTGATCAAAGCCGTGTTGGTTGTTTTGGTTATCCTAATCAGAGTGTGCTTCTCAATGGTTTGTCCAACGCTATCAATTTGGTGTTGATAGCTGGACCTGAAGAG TATATCTTCAGAAGTGATTTGGCATCGTGCTGCGTGTTTGGCAAATTAAAGTCTCTTGTACTCAATGAGTGGGTTGCAATTATTGATCTAGACACGCTAGCTTCAGTTCTCCAACACTCGCCAATTCATGAAAGGCTTACCCTTCGGCTTGAAGACAGTGGG CACCTTGTAAGGGCGATAGGACCTGAAGAAAACTATGGTCCAAGAGAACAACCATTTGCATGCACACACCTTAAGGTAGTCAACATTGAATGTGAACAGGCTGATGAGAAGGTTCGCAAAATTTTGAAGCTCTTGAGTTCATGTGGCATACTCGCTGAGCAAATTAGCATCAAGAAGATATATGGGTTCTGGTTAGATC GCTTCAGCTTCGAGACGCTCCCGGAGTAA